In Bacillus solimangrovi, one DNA window encodes the following:
- a CDS encoding YaaL family protein: MLFLKKKKSARERNVERLLLLLEKAKTEWINIRDLYEKSVDPSDELRYELQLAKSILEPFH; this comes from the coding sequence TTGCTTTTTTTAAAAAAGAAAAAGTCAGCCAGAGAACGAAATGTCGAACGACTTCTACTATTATTAGAGAAAGCAAAAACAGAATGGATCAATATTAGGGACTTGTATGAAAAAAGTGTTGATCCGTCTGATGAGCTTCGTTATGAGTTACAATTAGCAAAATCAATTCTTGAACCGTTTCAT